From a region of the Alnus glutinosa chromosome 1, dhAlnGlut1.1, whole genome shotgun sequence genome:
- the LOC133873788 gene encoding PH, RCC1 and FYVE domains-containing protein 1-like produces MADPASYGKHERDVEQALIALKKGTQLIKYSRKGKPKFCPFRISKDETTLIWYSHGEERNLTLSSVTRIIPGQRTAVFRRYLRPEKEYLSFSLLYNNGERSLDLICKDKAEAEVWFAGLKALISTGQQHSRRTRSDIFDLHNSSDFLQNGRPSGATLEFTSSIARGRVSLDSNSRESPLNSASSDVGSEHAKMQLRTSTGDAVRISVSSTPSCSSGGSGPDDIESLGDVYVWGEVWYDGISPDGSVSPIPTNTDVLTPKPLESNVVLDVHQIACGVRHIALVTRQGEVFTWGEESGGRLGHGIDRDFSRPRLVEFLAVTNIDFVACGEYHTCAVSTSGDLFTWGDGTHNTGLLGHGTDVSHWIPKRVTGPLEGLQVLSVACGTWHSALATSNGKLFTFGDGTYGVLGHGDRESFPYPKEVQSLSGLKTIKVACGVWHTAAIVEVMGQSGANVSSRKLFTWGDGDKHRLGHGSKETYLVPTCVSSLIDYNFHQLACGHTLTVALTTSGHVFTMGGTAYGQLGNPSSDGRVPCLVQDKLVGEFVEEISCGAYHVAVLTSRSEVYTWGRGANGRLGHGDTEDRKFPTLVDALKDRHVKNIYCGSNFTSSICIHKWVSGADQSVCSGCRQAFGFTRKRHNCYNCGLVHCHACSSRKALKAALAPTPGKPHRVCDACYAKLRAAEAGNAPNVNRKVTAPRRSIDSRERLDRAEVRSSRILLSPTTEPVRYLEIKSGKPGTSSDSPSIVRASQVPSLLQLKDIAFPSSLSALQNALKPVMPLSPQPSNSRPASPYSRKPSPPRSVSPAFSRSLIESLRKTNEVLSNEVSKLQNQVRSLKQKCDAQDVELKKSYENARQAVSFAEEESSKCRVTRELVKSVAKQLKDMIEKLPPEVSDSETFKAIHSQVEDFLNTAATSNISSSLPTSLESDQQYSLHKIPSINESSKMQDKRIARIDVARVANLSQDGGSILQESIISPGSNPRVAVSQQSSENASRLPDSSTMRNGEKEVIEQFEPGVYVTVLLLRSGTKIFKRVRFSKRRFDEHQAEEWWSKNKDRVVRRYSPPTASHPPIHAPMRSSSTSAPTDEGSSSTSAPTDEGSSSTPPPPEENNEASASSQT; encoded by the exons ATGGCAGATCCTGCTAGCTATGGGAAACATGAGCGCGACGTTGAGCAA GCACTCATTGCTTTGAAAAAAGGCACGCAACTAATCAAGTATAGCCGGAAAGGGAAACCTAAGTTTTGCCCATTCAGAATTTCTAAG GATGAAACAACATTGATCTGGTACTCACATGGAGAAGAAAGGAATCTGACATTATCTTCCGTCACACGGATTATCCCTGGACAGAGAACT GCTGTTTTTAGACGATATTTACGTCCCGAAAAGGAATACTTGTCTTTTTCACTTCTATATAATAACGGTGAACGATCACTTGATCTG aTCTGCAAGGACAAAGCTGAGGCAGAGGTATGGTTTGCAGGCCTTAAGGCATTAATATCTACTGGACAACAGCATAGTAGACGTACTAGAAGTGATATTTTTGAT CTACATAATAGCAGCGACTTTCTTCAGAATGGCCGCCCTTCAGGTGCAACACTAGAGTTCACTTCAAGTATTGCTCGAGGCAGGGTGTCTCTTGATTCAAATTCTCGTGAATCTCCATTGAATTCAGCAAGCTCAGATGTGGGGTCAGAACATGCAAAAATGCAACTAAGAACAAGTACTGGTGATGCTGTCCGTATTAGTGTTTCGAGCACTCCTAGCTGTTCTAGTGGAGGATCTGGACCGGATGACATAGAATCGCTGGGTGATGTTTATGTATGGGGAGAGGTTTGGTATGATGGGATTTCACCTGATGGCTCTGTGAGCCCAATTCCTACAAACACCGATGTGCTGACTCCCAAGCCCTTGGAGTCAAATGTTGTTCTTGATGTTCACCAGATTGCTTGTGGTGTGCGACATATTGCTCTTGTAACAAGGCAAGGTGAGGTTTTTACCTGGGGAGAGGAATCTGGAGGAAGACTTGGTCATGGGATTGATAGAGACTTCAGTCGCCCCCGTCTTGTTGAGTTCCTAGCAGTTACTAATATAGATTTTGTTGCATGTGGAGAGTATCATACATGTGCTGTATCTACATCTGGTGATTTATTTACTTGGGGTGATGGTACCCATAATACTGGACTTCTTGGTCATGGCACTGATGTTAGCCATTGGATACCTAAAAGGGTTACTGGTCCTTTAGAAGGACTCCAGGTTTTATCTGTTGCATGTGGCACATGGCATTCAGCGTTGGCAACTTCCAATGGGAAATTATTTACATTTGGTGATGGGACATATGGTGTTTTGGGACATGGAGATCGCGAGAGTTTCCCATATCCCAAGGAGGTACAATCGTTGAGTGGACTGAAGACTATTAAAGTTGCATGCGGAGTATGGCATACTGCAGCCATTGTAGAGGTTATGGGCCAATCTGGTGCAAACGTTTCATCTAGGAAGTTGTTCACCTGGGGAGATGGTGACAAACATCGTTTGGGCCATGGAAGCAAGGAAACTTATCTTGTTCCGACCTGTGTCTCTTCACTTATTGACTATAACTTCCACCAGCTTGCTTGTGGACACACGCTGACTGTTGCCCTCACTACATCAGGTCATGTATTTACCATGGGTGGCACTGCATATGGTCAGCTAGGCAATCCAAGTTCTGATGGAAGGGTACCTTGCTTGGTACAAGATAAACTAGTAGGTGAATTTGTGGAAGAAATATCTTGTGGGGCATATCATGTTGCTGTCCTAACATCTAGAAGTGAAGTATACACTTGGGGAAGAGGTGCGAATGGAAGATTGGGACATGGAGACACAGAAGACCGTAAGTTTCCAACACTAGTTGATGCCTTAAAAGATAGgcatgtaaaaaatatatattgtggCTCAAATTTTACTTCAAGTATATGCATCCATAAATGGGTCTCTGGAGCAGACCAATCAGTTTGCTCTGGTTGTCGGCAAGCATTTGGTTTTACTAGAAAGAGGCATAACTGTTATAATTGTGGACTGGTGCATTGCCATGCTTGTAGTTCCAGAAAAGCATTGAAAGCAGCATTGGCTCCAACTCCTGGCAAACCCCATCGTGTATGTGATGCTTGCTATGCAAAACTTAGAGCTGCTGAGGCCGGTAATGCTCCCAATGTAAATAGAAAAGTTACAGCCCCTCGTCGTTCAATAGATAGCAGGGAAAGATTAGATAGGGCAGAGGTAAGGTCTTCAAGAATTTTACTATCTCCCACTACAGAACCAGTCAGATACCTTGAGATCAAGTCAGGCAAGCCAGGGACGAGTTCGGATTCTCCTTCTATAGTCAGGGCTTCCCAAGTACCGTCACTTTTACAACTGAAAGATATTGCATTTCCAAGTTCGTTAAGTGCTCTTCAAAATGCTTTGAAACCAGTTATGCCATTATCGCCTCAGCCTTCTAACTCAAGACCTGCTTCACCATACTCAAGGAAACCAAGCCCTCCACGCTCTGTCAGTCCGGCATTTTCTAGGAGTCTTATTGAAAGTCTCAGGAAGACAAATGAAGTCCTGAGTAATGAAGTTTCAAAGTTGCAAAACCAA GTTAGAAGTTTGAAGCAGAAATGCGATGCTCAAGACGTGGAGCTTAAGAAGTCATATGAAAATGCTCGACAAGCTGTTTCATTTGCTGAAGAGGAATCTTCCAAGTGTAGAGTAACAAGAGAACTTGTCAAATCCGTCGCAAAACAG TTAAAGGACATGATAGAGAAGCTGCCCCCAGAGGTTTCTGACAGTGAAACCTTTAAAGCCATCCATTCTCAAGTTGAAGATTTTCTAAACACAGCTGCTACATCTAATATTTCTTCTTCCTTGCCAACAAGCTTAGAGTCTGACCAACAATATTCACTTCATAAAATTCCCTCAATCAATGAGTCTTCCAAAATGCAAGACAAAAGGATAGCCCGCATAGATGTTGCAAGAGTTGCCAACTTGTCTCAGGATGGGGGAAGTATTCTTCAGGAGAGTATTATATCACCAGGTTCTAATCCAAGAGTTGCTGTATCTCAACAAAGCTCAGAAAATGCCTCAAGATTGCCTGACTCTTCAACGATGAGGAATGGAGAAAAAGAAGTTATTGAACAATTTGAACCTGGTGTTTATGTTACTGTTCTTCTACTTCGAAGTGGTACAAAAATTTTCAAGCGAGTGAGATTCAG TAAAAGAAGGTTTGATGAGCACCAGGCAGAAGAATGGTGGAGTAAAAACAAAGATAGAGTGGTTAGGAGATACAGTCCACCAACAGCCAGTCATCCTCCCATTCATGCTCCAATGAGATCATCTAGCACTTCGGCACCAACAGATGAAGGATCATCTAGCACTTCAGCACCAACAGATGAAGGATCATCTAGCACTCCACCACCTCCTGAGGAAAATAATGAGGCATCAGCATCTTCCCAAACTTAG